Part of the Bombus huntii isolate Logan2020A chromosome 10, iyBomHunt1.1, whole genome shotgun sequence genome, atgaaattaacatgatatatacattactacataagttatatataaaatatgtatactatacccttgcctactgactgatatgaatttctttcggtctcgaatgcgttcaaagagagcgcaaagaagtcgaaattacttattgtaattagtaaaacgacctgagaggcagacagatacaagaaagaaggaatattatattagcggcattatcatgtttttgctctctttaagtctttcatcgagacagacaatctacaggtattaatcgaccaatttctccaagctgataacttcgaattgatgtatatatataagaagtgttatgtgttaatctgtctaaatgtttaaaaggtgttataaattaaatgttgttaaacgatacgtaattgccttttgatcgtaaattttactatcaaggggtcttttatgtatgcgtaatcattgtgaattataacaatttatgtgattgatattaaaggtgtttaaaagcatgtatttttttctatattattattctcctatattattattctatattattataatatccaattacatgttgatacacaagatatacagattattatttataacgtttttctttttttcttaattgagtcattcattcagtacaaatgataagaaattagtaataattcacaaaaaaaggatatcgtagtagaaatattataaaaaaacattttctgttttagtgtagagttactccttcttacagacagtgtcgtacaaatctgtacgtctctgagaaaatgtaggtatctgagcccttacttcctcaacaacttttagatctgatagaaaaaagaaacatacgaagtaataagtaatgcttactaataaattcaacaaatacagaggaagatggctaaatcgataaattaacgagactaaaaattaattacatcatggatctctcgcttttaattttaagctgtaaattaccgatatcggtgactgccatattctcttgagtttccaaaccgtaaagaatctttccccagggattggtcaactgtgtatctccccatgcgacgtaacttgcttaaggaacacgagccggtgatatgcaggcaacgtataattgattatcattcgctctgaaacgctgaagtaatgaccagtgcagtggtccagtggtcatattgaatgccgctggatatatcagcatttggcaacctaacccagagaagcaggaaatatgaagccaccgaataccaattaacttcgtagttgcacggttcacattccatcatttctgaatatgcgaggacagtcctcttattgtgcttttaattcttttatttgtttcattttcagcaaatatactggttttttaaattaagcttctttttatacagagttacagattatattaattttatatagaatatatttaagaaagatatttaattttttgctagttaagtattgatcgattaagttactgtacctttgttccgataaatgcgtgccatttcctcgaatctaatatcatagcaaatgccaatacctattttgcagcccttcacatcgaacgtcgttagggagttaccaggactgagtgaatcactctctcgaaaagtaatcttattaggaatgtcgatgtcgaatagatgtacctaataacataaaaatgtggtcgctaattctattgctgcaacttttgtaatttaatatcaaagttaccaactcctaaactttaattattttttatttaataactgacagcgtttttatcactttcttttattaaaaaatcttatcatttaataatgtttaaaaaggagaaaaaataagtagaataatattttaagtatgtgaaaaatttatattacacattacaacaaaaatgggcgtttcccgtatcataacgtattttataaaccgtaaattatagaattggttatagtatacgtatgtacatatgtatattcctaaattattcctagatagagtcactttcttcaccccaatattttcaaattcaaagccataaaggaatatattacttacctttcggtgttttgctatcaaagttccatcgggaccccaaatagtacaggtattgtacaatttagcgccctctatttcaggcatcgtaccaccaactacatagatgttgttttctttagctgcgttcgatgaagcaacgctcgtttcaccatcaggaatactctcggcgtattttggaaagtactctgcattgcaatatttcaattaatgaaaaataactgtcttttgttccaaccataaattaaattgaaatgtttgccagttttttattttttaaattattaaaataactaagttttatatttcgacttaattaaaaatgcaattacttagctaatagtatatataataaattgtttctacaggttcaaaatgaaaaatgaatatttagaaatatttaattacgacaatgctatttgtgttagtatcagtggcttgttactcaacgactttgctagtactttttgaaacataaagttagttttcaattaacagttatactagaggcggaattataaatgcaaaataattgataatactaatttataagtacctaattattagtatcttaaaaaatatatttatacaaaaatcacgataatcatgaaaatggggaaatcctatattctcgactCAATTCACAATCTTTATGGAAGTATAAACGGTAAGGTAATTTGtctacttttactttttctatatagttgttacacacatagtaaattattgaaaaaaaaaacaaattattacgtattccATATGGTGAATTAAAGCATTCAGGAAGAGCTATAATATCAGCATTGTGCTCTTTTGCGCTAGAAATGTAGGAAACTGCCCGCTCTACATTTTTGCGTTTTACTTCATTTACTTCAAGTTGTACCAACGCCAAGCGAAATGCTAAAATGTTGGAAAAGTTAAATACATTCGGTTATATATTTCCCATActttttatctataaatactttttacataGTGAATACTTACTCGACATCGTTCGCACTACTTGTTTAGCGATGTTTGTAAGTATCATAATGTTGAGGTTATGTATGGTACTACTCAATATCAACATTACGTAAGCAATACGCagggatttttaataattcttggtAAAGTTTAGGACATTAATTTTGATGTAATTGTAAACATTATTTGTTCACAATTTGTTCATTTACTTTGCAACAAAAAGAACGCATCTGCAAGCGTGTTAATCGGATAACGACGAACTTCATTTCGCAAACACCGACacgtgaaacattttgaagttaCGTCGACGCGAGAGTAATTGGTTCCCTTAAATTACtcaatttctatttctttcgcCATGTATATTCGAGTATTGCATTTGAATTGCAGAGCAGTCGAAAGTAGAGGAGCACCTCGCCGATATATCGACAGgaacatgaattttttttcatagggcgaatattttttccattgaattattaaaccgagtcaaattttcaaactcaaccacttaatttaatcgttttacataaaacatttcaatCTGTTTTCTTCTAAATACTTTACCTATATTTCATCTGGCtgaatattccatatttttaaagcttgttgataattacaaatacgtaattatcattctgaagctagaaatttgaaataaaattgctctgcgcgaaaggaaataattcaacgttttatatatagctgttaaaatgatataataagtTTCAGTAAAATAGCTTCACTAAAATTTGtggtttttttccttttctattttttttctttttttttggttttatGTGTTTAAGGGCGAACGTTCCCTCtcatttcttgtatttttatgaGGAATTTAGCCTTTTTACACCACGAGAGCCTCaacgttttcattttcacgcCTACGCTACGCTCGTTAAACACGTTCTAATGAGACCATGTGCTGACATTgcgagttttattattttcgcataataatttatcattttagatttcaaatattacattcatacatttttcgttgtaaatttctttctctatttaaacaatttaccattgttgctacaataaatcaattaattaaattaattgatcagtttaaacttaaaatatcatttcataAGTTTTCGTCACTTGAATCTAAAAACAACAGAAAACGGTATACCCGCATCATACATAGAAAGGAGATTAAAACGCTAGAGTGATCATATTCAACAATCACAAAACGATAATAGGACATTGTGTTTCTTCTGAAGGGCATGAAATTGTCAGGAGATTATGCCATAAATGAAATTGGAAGCTGGCTGGTCAAAGGGATTAAACTCGGTTAAACTCAATTGTGCTATATTGCACAAAGACTTGAGAACTGCTACCAAATATCTACTAGCTTAAAGGTGTGCTGATTACACCttacaaattgtaattatatttcaaatacaatctcctaagtaataagtaaattaaattaatactttaccTAGAATCTGTGATacattaatataacaaaaatacatttcttaaattattcattaatttgcaatgtaattagaatattatctttattttctggtgtctttattattcttaaaagATACGCTGCTTGTTTGCAAATTTAACACTACGTAtgctattaataaatcattttatatttaattttgcaacCTTCAATCATTGTTAAAATTGATTGATAATACCGTTggttaatagaaatttgaaaatgctcTCGTTTCCACTCGATTAAAAGGTAATTGCACAAACTGTCACAGTGTTGACTACAAATCACGTGTGtcgttctattaaatttatacacaatagtatttattctcgttttaatttaaaatgaaatatgttattgtaTGAATAGCAGAATgttcaaataattgaaacaacTTTTTGTCCTCTAATTAATGAttctcatttaaaaaaatttaagaattttaatcaAGAAGATTTTGAAGTCTCGATCTAAAATGACCAAGGATTgaaacagagaatattttgatgccaacaaatacatattcttcagatatgaaacaaatgtgataataaaaatcgatgtACATGAATGAATGttgaaatattggaaaattgtataattatatccATTCTCTGTTGCGTTTAGATGTTTCAATTAATGTTTCAtcagaatttttattgaatattttagaggTACTGGTTGTaaggtttttttttaaattaaaattaaaattaaatgtaagaACAGATTCAAAGTATAACATTCAAAAATTTGTggttataaaatttacttgtATGTCATAATTATGTAAGTGAATTAAtctcataattaattaaatgaatttattttatgtgagtaaattatatttatctataataagtcttaacttattattaataatcagCTAACACTGCATAATACTAAGTAAAGTAACTGAAAATTCTCGACGtgagaattaattataatttcaacaagaaaataaaaaagaaaagaaaagaaaagaaaaaaaaattctatgtaAGTGATTGTTCTATGTAAGTAATTCTATGTAAATAATTCTATGTAAGTGATTTGGGGCTCGGCCAGTACCTTGCCCTTCTTTGGGATATTCCGAATTATCTGTCCTCTCCGAGCTGCAAATCTGATATCTCAGATGTTAGGGAAACCCCCTGGCCGGTAAGGCACGATAGACAGATGAGACTAAACGGCTGGTGGAGAGGGCAATCATCAACAGAGGGTCACACCGTGCGGATACAATACTGGGGTCTCAATAAAATCTTACAACCGTGGTGTTCAGAACATCAAACTCTGTTTGCATACACCCGGTGCACATAAAGTGTCAAATTACACTAACACTGGATTTATTGAACCTCTTTCACCTTGACCAGTGGCTCTTTAGTTTATGATTTGCAACAGAATCCCTGTATCAACGCAGGTTCACGAAACATACAACTTCACGCACCAAATATCGATTACAGTCAATCGACACTAACAATCAATAATTTGTCTGCGAGATGCTCCTCTGgaagttttaactatatatattccggttttaactatatatatttaactatatatattaactatatattttcCCTAGGAACAGTAAGATTTTAACGAAACAACTTTATCAAGAGATCTTAATGTCATAAACGGTATCGAAACTTCGTAATTGATATTgttaaggaagaaaatattggtaATCTCCTCAAACGACGAGCGCTTGATATTCACAATTAGAACTCGATATCTTAGCTTcttataatatcctaataaaatgttatttatcgattacaattgtcctgtcgtattttattgtgtttgctttataaatgtgaactttattcaaaaagagtTCATCGATATAACGGTATTGAAGAGAACTACTCGAGAAACTATATCTAGCCCTTGGATGGAGGGATTGCTTGCTTCTTACAATCGAATAATTGGAGTGTAACTAGAAACACGAACGGTAATTTAGCAATGGAGAAGAACTTTAGAACGACAgcaattttcttcttgtttctttgagAAAGGCATCGTTCATTTTATGTTTGACGAGAATGGGGTTGTTGGACGAATTTGATTAGAAAGGAAAGATctttaacaaatattcttcCCATTGATACattcctatattttttatttaattatttgaaaatgcaaTTTTGCATATACCTATGTgcaattatatactataatcgCAGGCGTTTCTTTAAAATGATGTACTATTGAAACAAGGCAAAGTATCGTCGAATTCTTCTAGATTCAATTTCTCAAAAGAATGGCTCTATTGATTAACCAAACATAGTTCCCATAAGCATATACGTACTTCTCAGAAAAGATAGTTATATCTAGATCAATATTACTCCCCACAGTGACCTATatgtcaaagaaaaaaaagacacatcAAGTATTAAATCATACTACTATTACGTCCACTATCTCTACAAATCCTCCACTCTTGGAAAAGTCTATCTTATTCAAACGTAACGTAACTCAAATTAAATCTTTTCCATCATCATAAATacgaaacatttataaaattatcatcttCGATTATTTACTCAACATCTAGCTAACAAAATCTTCTCCATCGCCGTACCCCTTAATCCTGACCGCGTACAATTAACGTATGAAtagttaatttattgaaatttaaacgacCATTTTACGCTACTTGTACTCGAATGATTTTAGGATCTTGCTGTATCTCTTGCACAGTGTTATACTGACAGGCGAGAAACATAGAAACGTAACTTCCGATCCACTGATTTACCCTAAACACACGATGATAGGTTATACGGTGGACGCAATACAGAAGCGTTTCCGATGCAATTCGAAGGTGCGTTGTTACAATGGAGTTCATCGATCCATAGTGACTATTTCCCCGCCAACTACAGCCTGTAATAACGGAATAGCCAATAAAGTATATCCTGTCGATTTAATCGTTACCCCCACGGTGCACCGCGCGCACGGAGATCGGATCGGTGATTTTCACGTGATGTTTCGCAAATCGTGAGGCGCTCGCGTGATTCGCGCGTTTTAAGCGTTCCCGCTCTTCCCGTccgatagaaagagaaagggaacaGGGGGTGGAAGGAAGAGGGAAGATACGTGATGCGGGTTCAACCTGCCGCGGGAACCTTTAAAGAAGGTCGGTGCAACGGGAgagatgtaattttaataaattggagAACAAGTCATTGTAAAAGATTGATATTCAGATGTTGGAGATGCAGCAGATTTACAACTCGCTGGAATTAAGTTAGTTAAGGCGTTGAAAACCTAACGTCTTTTCAAAGGCGTTTGCcgcgtttcttttcaaatcaaaatacatacatacgataCGTACAATGTATGCGCCTAAAGTTTTAAAGTTAATTTCTATTCAAGGAATGGACtgttttattatagatttaggaaattgaaaagaagCAATTGCTTGTTTCTAAGAAAGAATCGCGAGAAGTACAGTTAGAAACTGTATTGTGAATCACTTTTCCTGGTTTCCGTAACGaggaagtgaaaaaaaaaaacgcagaCAAGTCAACGTTTACCGCAGCTAAATGGAAGATACGCAGGTACGAGTCGTTACAGTTTTGTCGCTGCAACGATTCCCGCTGCGTAATTTGACAATGAACAGTTGAAAAATAGCAGCGTTGTATCCGTACTCTTTAATATCCCATTATATGGAAGTTAACGACCGGAAAATACACCGCTCGACTACTTGAAGGAAGTAGCTCATGAGCAAGTCTTTTGTATCCTCGCAATGGTATAATTCCTGTAACGTCTCGTTCTCGGAGgatttatttcgttgatttGTACTTGTTTATTACTTTTGTGTTTTCATGAATGGAGCATGTCGCATGCGAATCGTAATATGGTTTTAATGGCGTTTCGACTTCAATGATATCAGCGGCTGATTGCGCTTCCCGTAAGAAGCTTCCAATCATTATGTATTTTAGGAACAACAGATAAGGATATTTAGagaacgaattaattattcaattgtTCGCGCAAGAAATACCTGTCTCTTTTTCGAAAGTTATAAATGCTGTTTTCAAAGAGTTCCTTAGCTCACCATAAACCAGATAAGAATCTTTGGTTCCATCTAGAAAAAGAAACCTTCAGATCAAACCGAAAGGGGTTcggattatattttctaatcgtatttgtatatttctttttacggTCAGCTTGTCATCCACGTACAATCGAACAGAGAGTccattaattatttcccttCGACTTGTTTCAGGGGGAGCATCTCGGAAGCCATGCCGGCTGACGAGTTCGCTGGAAATCGAAACAGAAGCAAACCAAGACTGCAACCACCTTAACGAACCGCTATTATCACTGGCAAGGTCATCGGGCAGACCGGATCTAATCATGCTCACGCCGACCATGCTTCCTGTGCACTCGTTCCTCTTTCTTAACGACGTCAACCAGAAGATCGGGTggtaaaaaattcgaaatcgagttgattgaaaatctcaaggaatattaaaaaaaaaatacgaataaacaatTTGATATAGAAATCATCCATTTTgggcaaagaaaagaaacaatcaGAAAAAGGAATAACCACAGAAGCTCTGAATTTCATTGCTTCCTAATGGTACTTCCttggatatttttacattctgGAGGCGTGAACGAACTCTGAAAAACAGAAACGACTTCTATCGGATGATCGAAAAAACTACCTGGACACTGAGTATAATTATTCACACGTGCGGATGCCATTTCCAGCATGTTTCTCCATGAAGAAGGTCAGCTTCAGTTTTTGCCACTTGTAGATAGAAGTTGAAGTGGCGGACGTCTTAACGAGGTTGCTAGAATGTCAAAGAAATAGATGAGGGAAATATTATgaagatatatttatgaatatctaATTGAGCATTTAATTAAGAACTTAATCGAAAGACCAAAATAAGTTGGTTCTTGAGACCAAGTACCTATCTAAGTATAATAGTCTTTTGTACTTACGGTTTAGTAAGAGGACTCGAGTAAAACGATTACTCGTTAAAAGGAACAATAGAATAATCATGCCTCCGCAGACGGTGGTCTCTGCTTTCATGCCTCATCGCGGAGAATCTCAGCGAAAAAAGTATCCCGAAGCGTGAGCTGAAAGGTGGCTATGTAGGCTGCCTAGTGAATGCCGTCGCCATGGTGGAGCTGGCGTGTAGCAACTCCCTAAGTCCAGTTagaaaagtaaacaaaaatatatatatataggaaaGAAGAGACAAAGATTAAAGATCGTTAAGAATTAAAGgtaatttaatgataaaagggagaaagaattgtgtaaaaattctactgggaaagaaaagaaagaagaagcctCCAACGAGAAAGACGTGCTCAGAAGCGAGTCCCGCGTAGCGCCATGTAGAGGAGCAGGAAGAAGCGCAGTCTTCCTCAGGCATTCCAGCGTCGAGTAATGCTGAAGCATATCCTGACGGGGCAACCGTCGTCAGCGGGCTCCAGGCACCAGCACAATGTCTAACAGGCGAGCTCGGGCTCGTTGCACGGCggccaccaccaccaccatcatTCTGGTCACCAACAGGATCAACAGCAACACCATCATTACAACCAAAACAGCAACGTTCGTGGAACGACAGGGGGAAGCCAAGGATGGGGAGTCGACGTTTACGACTCGGTGGTCCATCAAAGAGCCAACGTGCATCAGGCTGCCACCACGCCATCTTCCACTCACAGACACCCTTTGAATCATTCTCAGTTGAGCGTGAACAATCTTTCTCAACGATTGAATCACTCGCACGCTCTTAATCTGTCCACGTTGTCCACGTCGAAGCATTCTGTGAACAGCGTCAGTCCTGTTGCCGGTGggaataacaataacaataataataatctgtcGACTACATTGGGGTGATATCCCCGGCGCCGCTGCGCCAGGACAGCAGACCTAAAGCGAATGGAGGCTTTGATATCTCGAGACTGTCCAGATTACCCAGTCAGGCGACACCTTCGCCTGCACCTGTTCTTCAGGGTACGACTACCGGGGGACAGTTAACCGGTCCCGGTTCCACGGCGtaccccttgaacgcttcctGGTCGTCGTCCCTGTCAAGGAATCACAAGGACCACGAGGTTAGCGCGAAAGAGACGTTGACCAGTTTGGGTTTATTGTGTCTAGTGTCGTTGTTACTGGCGCTACTCTCGTTGATCTTCTTGCTGAAGATCTCACCGTTAACGGTGACGCCGAGTAGCCTGATCAGCCCGGAAGAGTATACGATTGTCTACGAGGTGACGTTAGCGCTGTGCGCACTCGCCCTCTCCCTAAACCTTTGCTGTCTCCTCATGTGCGCTATACAGTTCCTCTTCACTGTGAAACTCGTCAAGACTTCGTATCAAGGACATTGGTGAGTAGAGTTTTCGTTTTATACCACGCTCGGTAAATCTGTGATTTATAACGCTTTAAATACCTTTGTACATAATCCGTACTTTACTCAACCCGAAGGTCGAACAAGgtgtgaaaaatatatacgttTAAAGTTTGTATCCTTAAGATACTGTTATCTTTGAAAATTCGGAAGTCAAACAAAATACACAAAGAGAAACTTCTAAAAGTGCAAATAAACGTTGAGATACAAATATCCTTTAATCCGAACTATACATATGATGGAAAGAGGACTCTCATAGTCATCGACATTTTCCCTCCTAAATGTCAACAGCATCCATATTTACATTGTTGCTGTTGTACATGTAACTTTTCAAACTTACTTAGGTAttgataaagaaaagaaaaataagcaTTTTCCTGGTAGCTGGGAATTCGCGGGATTCGCGGTCGAACGATGATTAccattaatttctataatctGGCGACGCTATCCTCAATCATTATCCTTGTGCCGGAATATAAGTTCTCATTCGTCCATGCGTGGCCTATCTGTGTGCGTCTGGAACAAACGCAGTGTCCCGTATCCCGTGCGATATATCAGAGGCCTGTCTAGTGTTTCTTCTCACGCGGCCTGGAGGACGAAACGCAAAAATTCACATCCTGTACTTGACGTGCAAGCGTTCACCGACCGCGTGTCCCGTTTTTACTGATCAAACACGTGTCTGCAATCACAATACGATACTGTGTGGTGAGATGTATCCGTAAATGCGTATGTTTCGTGACGCGaaccttgaaaatgaaaattacacTTTCGTTTATTCCTCGAGCGTCGTGCACGCAGGaaatcgtataataattttattagtaagattttttttatatagacTACGCTATATTAATTTGTGACCAAGCTGAAAGATCGTGACACGCCCTTTGTGTAGAAATTGCAATATTCTCCGTTTTACCTAATAATTCTCCCAGCAAATTCAGCACGCACGTTCGcgaaaaatattatcgaatacaCACAGTGCAGTGCAGATCAAGTTACAAAGGGAATATAGATATGCTCGACTCCCGTGACACGCAACTCGAAAGCGAAAATAAGGCTCGTTAAAGACGATACATACTCCTCGAGATGGGATCTGTGGTTTCTGCTCGGAAGTTCCCTTATCGTTGGTCAATcggatttcttttttat contains:
- the LOC126870311 gene encoding omega-amidase NIT2-like → MLILSSTIHNLNIMILTNIAKQVVRTMSTFRLALVQLEVNEVKRKNVERAVSYISSAKEHNADIIALPECFNSPYGIQYFPKYAESIPDGETSVASSNAAKENNIYVVGGTMPEIEGAKLYNTCTIWGPDGTLIAKHRKVHLFDIDIPNKITFRESDSLSPGNSLTTFDVKGCKIGIGICYDIRFEEMARIYRNKGCQMLIYPAAFNMTTGPLHWSLLQRFRANDNQLYVACISPARVP